A window of the Radiobacillus deserti genome harbors these coding sequences:
- a CDS encoding ABC transporter ATP-binding protein, producing the protein MLETVHLSKSFKGKKAVQDVNLFLNKGESVGLLGPNGAGKSTTISMISSLIKPTEGEIKLNGINTIQKPGEMRRILGVVPQELALYQELSAYENLKFFGSIYKMKGKELETSIQEALDIVGLKDRQKDLVKTFSGGMKRRVNIAAALLHQPQILILDEPTVGIDPQSRNHILEMVRMLNEQKGTTVLYTSHYMEEVEQLCDRLYIMDHGEVIAAGSKAELLSILSTEDTIKVALDKMDESLVEQVRSIDGIRKVEAAQLQLKIIAKKGSNIINKLVYLTDQHHTQIIQFQTETPSLEDVFLHLTGRTLRD; encoded by the coding sequence GTAAATTTATTTTTAAATAAAGGCGAATCCGTTGGTTTGCTAGGCCCGAATGGTGCAGGGAAATCAACGACAATCTCCATGATTTCCAGTTTGATTAAGCCAACAGAGGGAGAGATTAAGTTAAATGGAATCAACACGATTCAAAAACCTGGCGAGATGAGGCGGATTTTAGGTGTTGTACCACAGGAATTGGCGCTTTATCAGGAGCTTTCCGCTTACGAAAATCTTAAATTCTTTGGCTCTATTTATAAGATGAAAGGAAAAGAGCTTGAAACGAGTATTCAAGAAGCGTTAGATATCGTTGGCTTGAAGGATCGTCAAAAGGATTTAGTCAAAACATTTTCTGGTGGGATGAAGCGACGTGTCAATATTGCGGCAGCTCTCCTTCATCAACCACAAATTTTAATTTTAGATGAGCCTACGGTTGGAATTGATCCGCAATCACGAAATCATATTTTAGAAATGGTACGTATGTTGAATGAGCAAAAAGGGACAACTGTTCTTTACACGAGTCATTATATGGAGGAAGTCGAGCAGCTATGTGACCGGCTGTACATTATGGATCACGGAGAAGTGATTGCCGCAGGTTCTAAAGCGGAGCTGCTAAGTATTTTGTCCACCGAGGATACGATAAAGGTAGCACTAGACAAGATGGATGAATCCTTAGTGGAGCAGGTGCGTTCTATAGACGGAATTCGTAAGGTAGAAGCAGCGCAGCTCCAGTTGAAGATTATTGCGAAGAAAGGGAGCAATATTATAAACAAGCTCGTTTATCTCACGGATCAACACCATACTCAAATCATTCAATTTCAAACCGAAACCCCTAGTTTGGAGGACGTGTTCCTTCACTTAACGGGACGAACATTACGAGATTAG
- a CDS encoding ABC transporter permease produces the protein MRSFISKDLLLFWRDKKELVTVLVLPIILVVVLNFAFSGLFGEEKEMSMELAVVNQDEADSMESLKQRLVEDASFDEATAQGLVEQAGHMSPIRMLLDYLTSDGVKDWVTVHQLEEEEAIEQVEAGEVDGVLVIPSGFSEDSLYAAFVGVAPTTSLTFKIEEETNNTETLKTIIDGYLEQVNLQFAVRHVGGSPAMDSQLPKGGLEKLGAEESFTLGHYFTIAMGALFALFLASTVATKTGEEIRQQVFNRILLTNSKPILFLLGKMVSTFCLAWLQIMIVFVLSNLILGVFDGRSITFWLGTIGVVTLLSLSIAGLAAVFTTISLRVGNVDAANGIFMFVILLFGIIGGNFVPVYILPNWLQQIGEWTPNGVSLVMLTDWIQYEQVASLIGPSFVLVGFFVLSTTVGLILYPKRGNA, from the coding sequence ATGAGAAGTTTTATAAGTAAGGACTTGTTACTGTTTTGGCGAGATAAAAAAGAGCTAGTTACGGTCCTCGTCCTTCCTATTATTCTTGTAGTCGTCTTGAATTTTGCCTTCTCAGGGTTATTTGGAGAAGAAAAAGAGATGTCGATGGAGCTCGCTGTTGTGAATCAGGACGAAGCAGATTCTATGGAGTCCCTCAAGCAAAGGCTAGTAGAAGATGCTTCCTTTGACGAAGCAACAGCACAAGGATTAGTGGAACAAGCAGGCCATATGTCCCCTATTCGGATGTTACTAGATTACTTGACTAGTGATGGGGTGAAGGATTGGGTGACCGTGCATCAGCTTGAGGAAGAAGAAGCAATTGAACAAGTGGAAGCGGGAGAAGTAGATGGTGTACTTGTGATCCCGTCGGGGTTTTCAGAGGATAGTTTGTATGCTGCTTTTGTAGGTGTAGCCCCTACTACTTCTTTAACGTTCAAAATCGAGGAAGAAACGAATAACACGGAGACATTAAAGACCATCATAGATGGCTATTTAGAGCAAGTGAATCTGCAATTCGCCGTACGGCATGTTGGAGGCTCTCCAGCTATGGATAGTCAGCTTCCAAAAGGTGGCCTTGAAAAGCTAGGGGCGGAGGAGAGCTTTACGTTAGGGCATTACTTTACGATTGCGATGGGAGCACTGTTTGCGTTATTTCTTGCATCTACCGTAGCGACGAAAACGGGAGAGGAAATCAGGCAGCAAGTATTCAATCGTATTTTATTGACGAATAGTAAGCCGATTTTATTTTTGTTAGGGAAAATGGTCTCGACGTTTTGCTTAGCTTGGCTACAGATTATGATCGTTTTTGTGTTGTCTAACTTGATTTTAGGTGTATTTGATGGACGATCCATAACTTTCTGGTTAGGTACGATAGGGGTTGTAACGCTACTTTCTTTATCCATTGCTGGCTTAGCTGCTGTCTTTACGACAATTTCTCTAAGAGTAGGGAATGTGGATGCAGCGAATGGGATTTTTATGTTTGTCATTTTATTGTTTGGGATAATTGGAGGAAATTTCGTTCCAGTGTATATCTTACCTAATTGGCTTCAGCAAATCGGGGAATGGACACCGAACGGAGTGTCTTTAGTAATGCTCACAGATTGGATTCAATACGAGCAGGTAGCATCCTTGATTGGACCGAGTTTCGTGTTGGTCGGATTCTTTGTGCTGAGCACGACAGTTGGTTTAATCCTGTATCCAAAAAGGGGGAACGCGTGA
- a CDS encoding ABC transporter permease: MRAVFWAQFSKEKRNPIILLLFIAASIFATLIFAGGVHTPTKVAIFSEGENAAEITTKWKTLLNDEDSFQFEIVEPEQAKKDVKSGNLDVAVKVMEMDYRIYATSDLPTVSLVEQHVDKVFQREAQISAVAQSKGSEEVRDKFARYLEDAPFQIETEGLHSEEVPDYDMSTQLLFAFTFLIAIFILGLRVNNVTHDKVSGVWNRMILSPISKTSMYSGYVLYSFLITLFQIVVVLTLFKYVMNYNIGDNFGLIILISAFFTFSMISVAMLITGLVKTPEQFYAIYPSFIPLLPLISGAYMMPGTITNPVLIFVADLFPMAHAMDAIMGVIFYEAGFQDVLMSLLTMLLIGVIAMGLGINLIERRSK; the protein is encoded by the coding sequence ATGAGAGCAGTCTTTTGGGCACAATTTTCAAAAGAAAAACGAAATCCTATTATCCTTTTATTATTTATTGCTGCTAGTATCTTCGCGACCCTAATATTTGCAGGAGGTGTTCATACACCAACGAAGGTAGCCATTTTTAGTGAGGGAGAGAATGCTGCAGAAATCACAACGAAGTGGAAAACGCTATTAAACGACGAGGATTCCTTCCAATTCGAAATAGTGGAACCGGAGCAGGCTAAAAAAGATGTGAAATCTGGAAATCTAGATGTGGCGGTGAAAGTCATGGAGATGGATTACCGTATCTACGCAACTAGTGACCTGCCGACAGTATCTCTCGTTGAACAGCACGTCGATAAAGTATTCCAACGCGAAGCTCAGATTAGTGCAGTGGCACAATCTAAGGGAAGTGAAGAGGTTCGGGATAAATTTGCACGTTATTTAGAAGATGCACCTTTCCAGATAGAGACAGAAGGGCTTCATAGTGAAGAGGTTCCGGATTATGACATGAGCACGCAATTATTATTTGCCTTTACGTTTCTAATTGCAATATTTATTCTCGGGTTGAGAGTGAATAATGTGACGCATGACAAGGTGTCCGGCGTGTGGAATCGAATGATCCTGTCCCCGATTAGTAAAACGAGTATGTATAGTGGGTATGTTTTATATAGCTTTCTCATTACCCTTTTTCAAATTGTAGTAGTGCTTACGTTGTTTAAGTATGTCATGAACTATAATATTGGAGATAATTTTGGATTAATTATTTTAATTTCTGCGTTCTTCACGTTTAGCATGATTAGTGTTGCGATGCTAATTACAGGGCTTGTGAAAACACCAGAACAATTTTACGCTATCTATCCATCCTTTATTCCATTGCTTCCGCTTATTAGTGGCGCTTATATGATGCCAGGCACGATAACGAATCCAGTACTAATCTTTGTCGCCGACTTGTTCCCAATGGCGCACGCAATGGATGCAATTATGGGCGTTATTTTTTATGAAGCAGGGTTTCAGGATGTGCTTATGTCCTTACTGACGATGTTACTTATTGGTGTTATAGCGATGGGATTGGGAATTAATCTAATCGAGCGGAGAAGTAAATAG
- a CDS encoding YrvL family regulatory protein encodes MNIKEKIATVVGILILCILVIGFLFCLYFFGMAGILKLLGVQYESVWSLVLFVTSFFILGIVVELFSKAIFTLSVQNITGRVKILFIRICIESISNWFVLFTVDAFMQSIALSTEIEVVIACLVAVVEIAFDNDKD; translated from the coding sequence ATGAATATTAAAGAAAAGATAGCCACAGTAGTAGGCATACTGATTTTATGTATTTTAGTAATTGGCTTTCTTTTTTGTCTTTATTTTTTTGGAATGGCAGGAATCCTTAAACTGCTTGGTGTTCAGTATGAATCCGTTTGGTCATTGGTTCTTTTCGTTACCAGCTTTTTTATTCTGGGAATTGTGGTTGAATTGTTCTCCAAAGCTATCTTTACGTTAAGTGTTCAAAATATAACAGGAAGAGTAAAGATTCTTTTTATACGCATCTGTATTGAATCTATATCAAATTGGTTCGTATTGTTTACAGTAGATGCTTTCATGCAGAGCATTGCACTTTCTACTGAAATAGAAGTTGTGATTGCATGCCTAGTAGCGGTGGTAGAAATTGCATTTGATAATGATAAGGATTAA
- a CDS encoding phosphotransferase family protein: protein MNLNHPIAKGNTANIYLSNHKIVKVFNDFLPNTESQKEANKQRYAYSCGLPVPEIYEVTTIKGKQAIVMEHVKGETLGDLFLKNKEQAAHYMNLSIEMQLNIHRIIPDNIEPMYDKLHGQIQAAPILNPIQKSQLLKLLESITYTNRLCHGDFHLFNLILADTNQVFVIDWVDASAGDIRADIYRTYLLYSQLSSELAEMYVQMYCEKSGLLRAEICQWAPIIAGARLAENVESENSQRLIRIVDNYLSQ, encoded by the coding sequence ATGAATTTAAATCATCCAATCGCAAAAGGAAATACTGCCAATATATATCTTTCGAATCATAAGATAGTTAAAGTTTTTAACGATTTCTTGCCAAATACGGAATCGCAAAAAGAGGCAAACAAGCAAAGGTATGCCTATTCCTGTGGACTTCCGGTACCTGAAATCTATGAGGTAACAACGATAAAAGGGAAGCAAGCAATTGTTATGGAGCATGTGAAGGGAGAAACATTAGGAGATTTATTTTTAAAAAATAAAGAACAAGCAGCGCACTATATGAATCTTTCCATCGAAATGCAACTGAACATTCATCGTATAATTCCAGATAATATAGAACCTATGTATGATAAATTGCACGGTCAAATACAAGCAGCTCCCATATTAAATCCCATACAAAAATCTCAATTATTAAAATTGCTGGAGTCCATCACGTATACCAATAGACTTTGCCATGGCGATTTCCACCTATTTAATTTGATTTTGGCGGATACTAATCAGGTGTTTGTAATTGATTGGGTCGATGCGAGTGCGGGTGATATACGTGCGGATATTTATCGAACATATCTTTTATATTCCCAGCTATCATCTGAATTGGCAGAAATGTATGTACAAATGTATTGTGAAAAGAGCGGGTTGTTAAGAGCAGAAATATGTCAATGGGCTCCGATTATTGCTGGAGCAAGGTTAGCTGAAAATGTTGAATCGGAGAATTCACAACGACTAATACGGATTGTCGATAACTACCTATCGCAGTAA
- a CDS encoding histidine phosphatase family protein — MEFVFVRHGQGEHTLDIPNSLHISDPSLTEEGINQAKALREQLPLSPTDVLICSPVRRTLETMEIWSKGIDCKKIVSPLVSPRMFPQIPEGKTLPCDKMLSEETIKADFPDFHLDEEAESEWWIKGINKMSEEEFNLRGKAFIKRCKLMGTRRIFIVSHDGTITSYRKFITGNEFTRGDFPKETGIVKVNF; from the coding sequence ATGGAGTTCGTATTTGTTAGACACGGACAAGGGGAACACACACTAGACATACCCAACAGTCTGCATATTTCAGATCCTTCACTAACGGAAGAAGGGATAAACCAAGCCAAGGCACTAAGAGAACAATTGCCTTTATCACCAACGGATGTACTAATATGTAGTCCAGTAAGACGAACTTTAGAGACAATGGAAATTTGGAGTAAAGGAATAGACTGTAAGAAAATAGTGAGTCCGCTCGTATCCCCAAGAATGTTCCCCCAAATTCCAGAAGGGAAAACATTACCTTGCGATAAAATGTTATCGGAAGAGACTATCAAAGCTGATTTTCCTGATTTTCACCTCGATGAGGAAGCAGAAAGTGAATGGTGGATAAAAGGGATCAATAAAATGAGCGAAGAAGAGTTTAATCTTAGAGGGAAGGCGTTTATAAAAAGGTGTAAACTAATGGGAACTAGAAGGATTTTTATCGTTTCTCACGATGGAACAATAACTTCTTATCGGAAGTTTATTACTGGAAATGAATTTACTAGAGGTGATTTTCCTAAGGAAACTGGGATTGTAAAAGTTAACTTTTAA
- a CDS encoding CAP domain-containing protein, translating into MNRFLKSIVAVFAVVLTFFIATSPVAASSQNVKVVSYENHQSFGMDQLYGWLKNLDWDKYVNWNNEEQEETPQKGTNGEQPNEEEASNESTTVEEDQGTKEQSASFKVNAFEQEVVKLTNKERQKKGLQPLKLSEELSKVARTKSQDMVNKNYFSHQSPTYGSPFDMMKQFGISYRTAGENIAKGQRTPASVVQAWMNSEGHRANILNKNFTQIGVGFVETKGTTYWTQMFIGK; encoded by the coding sequence TTGAATCGATTTCTAAAAAGTATAGTAGCTGTATTTGCGGTAGTCCTTACCTTTTTCATTGCTACTAGTCCAGTAGCGGCAAGTAGTCAGAATGTGAAAGTAGTATCTTACGAGAATCACCAATCCTTCGGTATGGATCAATTATACGGTTGGTTGAAAAACTTGGACTGGGATAAGTACGTGAATTGGAATAATGAAGAACAAGAAGAAACTCCCCAAAAAGGAACAAATGGAGAACAACCAAACGAGGAAGAAGCTTCAAATGAATCCACTACGGTTGAAGAAGATCAGGGTACAAAAGAACAGTCAGCTTCTTTCAAAGTGAATGCATTTGAACAAGAAGTAGTGAAGCTAACGAATAAAGAAAGACAAAAGAAAGGCTTGCAACCTCTAAAGCTTTCGGAAGAACTAAGTAAGGTCGCACGTACGAAGTCACAGGATATGGTGAATAAAAATTACTTTAGCCACCAATCCCCGACATATGGATCTCCGTTCGATATGATGAAACAGTTTGGAATCAGCTATCGAACAGCTGGAGAAAACATTGCCAAAGGACAACGTACACCAGCATCCGTCGTACAAGCTTGGATGAATAGTGAAGGGCACCGCGCAAACATTCTAAACAAAAACTTTACACAGATTGGTGTGGGGTTCGTGGAAACGAAAGGAACTACGTACTGGACACAGATGTTTATAGGGAAATAA
- a CDS encoding MarR family winged helix-turn-helix transcriptional regulator, whose product MEKTEQIAGWLSLTDIYITVSNQLEIVLQERHDLTLKEFYVLLFLSETPEKKLKLQDLQKRIGLSQSALSRLVARFEAKGCGALQREICQDDRRNLYTSITEIGEEKLNKAFDTFYQTVDSALQESSLQEDLKKLLLPANYSNG is encoded by the coding sequence ATGGAAAAAACAGAACAAATAGCTGGATGGCTTTCCTTAACGGACATTTATATCACAGTTTCCAACCAGCTTGAAATAGTGTTACAGGAACGTCATGATTTAACGTTAAAAGAATTCTATGTGCTTTTATTTTTATCGGAAACACCAGAAAAGAAGCTAAAATTACAAGATCTCCAAAAAAGGATAGGGTTGAGCCAAAGTGCTTTGTCTAGATTGGTTGCTCGTTTTGAAGCGAAGGGATGTGGAGCTTTGCAGCGAGAGATTTGTCAGGATGATCGGCGCAACCTATATACATCCATTACCGAAATTGGGGAAGAAAAGTTAAATAAAGCGTTCGACACGTTTTATCAAACGGTAGATTCTGCTTTGCAAGAAAGTAGTCTTCAAGAGGACTTGAAAAAATTACTTTTGCCAGCAAATTATTCGAACGGATAG
- a CDS encoding NADH:flavin oxidoreductase/NADH oxidase: MEHLFTPYKLKGLEVKNRVVMPPMCQYSVTNKDGIANDWHYIHYVSRAIGGAGLIIIEMTDIEPEGRITDYDLGLWSDEQIPALARIVEACHQHGAKVGIQIAHAGRKAQDTEQPVAPSAIPFNKDFKTPKELTVEEIQDKVEKFRLAVGRAIKAGVDVIEIHGAHGYLIHEFQSAFTNKRTDEYGKDLAKFGKEVIRAVKREMPEDMPLIMRISAKEYVDGGYGLEESISFSKEYKEAGVDMFHISAGGEGPIAAHGKPGTHVAYQVPLAREIRKALDVPVIAVGRLDEPVLANAVIGNEEADLVAVGRGMLRNPYWTLEAAATLKKETTYPTQYQVSFPN; this comes from the coding sequence ATGGAACATTTATTTACGCCCTACAAGTTAAAGGGGCTAGAAGTAAAGAACCGTGTCGTGATGCCGCCGATGTGTCAGTACTCAGTTACAAATAAAGATGGGATTGCGAATGACTGGCATTACATACACTATGTAAGTCGCGCGATTGGTGGAGCCGGCTTAATTATTATCGAAATGACAGATATTGAACCAGAAGGTCGTATTACAGACTACGACTTAGGCTTGTGGTCTGACGAACAAATCCCAGCCTTAGCTCGAATTGTAGAGGCCTGTCACCAGCACGGCGCTAAAGTAGGAATTCAAATTGCTCATGCTGGTCGAAAAGCTCAGGATACGGAGCAGCCAGTTGCCCCATCAGCAATACCGTTTAATAAAGACTTCAAGACTCCGAAAGAATTAACGGTCGAAGAAATCCAAGACAAGGTAGAAAAATTCCGTCTTGCCGTTGGCCGTGCGATAAAAGCGGGTGTAGATGTTATCGAAATCCACGGTGCTCATGGTTATTTAATTCACGAATTTCAATCTGCATTTACGAATAAAAGAACGGATGAGTATGGAAAAGACTTAGCGAAGTTCGGGAAAGAAGTCATTCGAGCAGTTAAACGTGAAATGCCGGAGGATATGCCACTCATTATGCGTATTTCTGCGAAGGAATATGTAGATGGCGGCTATGGACTCGAGGAAAGCATCTCCTTTTCTAAAGAATACAAAGAAGCTGGAGTCGACATGTTCCATATTAGTGCTGGAGGGGAAGGTCCGATTGCTGCACACGGTAAACCAGGTACGCATGTTGCATATCAAGTTCCGTTGGCTAGAGAAATTCGAAAAGCATTAGATGTTCCGGTTATCGCGGTAGGTCGTTTAGATGAGCCGGTTCTTGCCAATGCAGTCATTGGAAACGAAGAAGCTGATCTTGTCGCTGTTGGAAGAGGGATGTTACGCAATCCTTATTGGACGCTCGAGGCAGCTGCAACATTGAAGAAAGAAACAACCTATCCAACCCAATATCAAGTAAGTTTTCCAAATTAA
- a CDS encoding type 1 glutamine amidotransferase domain-containing protein, translating to MSKKVLMVVTNHTTITDDHKTGLWLEEFAVPYLVFKEKGYDVKVTSVNGGEVALDPNSIEDKPEWKEAEAELKDTAKLSKDDAKGFDAIFLPGGHGTMFDFPDNETLQYVLQQFAEDRRVIGSVCHGPAGLVNVVYKDGTPLVKGKKVSAFTDEEEKEMQLDQHMPFLLESKLREKGADFVSGDKWTDHSVRDGNLVTGQNPQSSKSTAEKVVEALEA from the coding sequence ATGAGTAAAAAAGTACTTATGGTGGTAACGAATCACACAACCATCACAGATGATCACAAAACAGGACTTTGGTTAGAGGAGTTCGCAGTTCCATACTTGGTGTTTAAAGAAAAGGGCTATGATGTGAAAGTAACAAGCGTGAATGGTGGCGAGGTTGCTTTAGACCCTAACAGTATCGAGGATAAGCCAGAATGGAAAGAAGCGGAAGCAGAATTGAAAGATACGGCAAAACTTTCCAAAGATGACGCAAAAGGATTTGATGCTATCTTCTTACCAGGTGGACATGGTACAATGTTTGACTTTCCTGATAACGAAACTCTTCAATACGTATTGCAGCAATTTGCAGAGGATCGTCGCGTCATTGGATCTGTTTGCCACGGGCCAGCAGGCTTGGTGAACGTCGTGTACAAGGATGGGACCCCACTTGTAAAAGGGAAAAAAGTTTCCGCTTTTACGGATGAGGAAGAAAAAGAAATGCAACTCGATCAACATATGCCTTTCTTATTAGAAAGCAAATTACGTGAAAAAGGTGCAGACTTTGTTAGCGGAGACAAATGGACCGATCATTCGGTTCGCGATGGAAATCTAGTAACCGGTCAAAATCCACAATCCAGTAAAAGTACTGCTGAAAAAGTGGTCGAGGCTCTAGAAGCATAA
- a CDS encoding VOC family protein, giving the protein MRETNKVFHLAIPCKDLDETVDFYEKLGCKLARRYDDRVTFDFFGDQVVCHLSPDNIDEKPKMYPRHFGITFLDKEEYEEALEYAQKEELPFFHKPMVRFEGRQEEHMTFFLIDPANNLLEFKYYHDSSMAY; this is encoded by the coding sequence ATGCGAGAAACAAACAAAGTGTTTCATCTAGCTATTCCATGTAAGGACTTGGATGAAACGGTAGATTTTTATGAAAAATTAGGGTGCAAGCTCGCAAGAAGATATGATGACCGCGTTACCTTTGACTTTTTCGGAGATCAAGTTGTGTGTCATTTAAGTCCTGACAATATCGATGAGAAACCTAAGATGTATCCTCGACATTTTGGTATCACATTTTTAGATAAAGAAGAATACGAAGAAGCATTGGAGTATGCACAAAAGGAAGAGCTTCCTTTTTTCCATAAACCAATGGTTCGGTTTGAAGGAAGACAAGAGGAGCATATGACGTTCTTTTTGATTGATCCCGCCAATAATTTGTTGGAATTTAAGTATTATCACGATAGTTCGATGGCATATTAA
- a CDS encoding phosphosulfolactate synthase, with protein sequence MMEYGLVLPDREKKPRNKGLTILIDNGAPLQLFKDTIQSSPDYIDLVKFGWGTSLVTRFLEQKIACLQDNGIDYFFGGTLFEKYISQGKEKEFYQYCKSFGCSYVEVSNGTIDMSNREKASYIYDLSREFTVFSEVGDKDSLTANTQDSTEWIENIEEDLEAGATKVITEARESGTSGICREDGNIRADLFDPIRHSGIPMEKLIFEAPTKQMQTFFIEQLGSNVNLSNIALSDVISLETLRLGLRSDTFHFENQEPLEID encoded by the coding sequence ATGATGGAGTACGGCTTAGTGTTACCGGATAGAGAGAAAAAGCCGAGGAATAAGGGACTTACGATATTAATTGATAATGGCGCACCTTTACAACTATTCAAGGATACCATCCAAAGCTCCCCTGACTACATTGATCTAGTGAAGTTTGGTTGGGGTACCTCCTTAGTCACAAGGTTCTTGGAACAAAAAATAGCCTGCTTACAAGACAATGGGATTGATTACTTCTTCGGTGGTACTTTATTTGAAAAGTATATAAGCCAGGGAAAAGAAAAAGAATTCTATCAATATTGTAAAAGCTTCGGTTGTAGCTATGTAGAGGTTTCCAACGGGACGATAGACATGTCTAATCGTGAAAAAGCGAGCTACATTTATGATTTATCTAGAGAATTCACCGTATTTAGCGAAGTTGGAGATAAAGACTCTTTGACAGCCAATACACAGGATTCTACCGAATGGATTGAGAACATCGAAGAAGACTTAGAAGCAGGTGCTACCAAAGTGATTACCGAGGCTAGAGAAAGTGGAACAAGTGGGATATGCCGAGAAGATGGCAATATTCGGGCAGACCTTTTTGATCCTATTCGACATTCTGGTATCCCGATGGAAAAGCTTATTTTTGAAGCGCCAACGAAACAAATGCAAACTTTTTTTATTGAACAGCTTGGTTCTAATGTGAATCTATCGAATATCGCTTTATCTGACGTTATCTCCTTGGAGACATTACGTCTAGGATTACGTTCTGATACGTTCCATTTTGAGAACCAAGAGCCTTTAGAAATTGATTGA
- a CDS encoding 2-phosphosulfolactate phosphatase codes for MEIHIFQGRTTPKQAADTTIVIDVLRAFTVAHYAFLKGVNRIFLAESTEQAFQWKAEHPSCLLAGERDGLPIEDFDLDNSPYHMQEKQITGKTLVQKTTNGVRATLNSLASSTHVYVTGFTNARKTAEFVKAHGKEGERIHIIASHPNGEDDLACAEYIKSIIEDSSSISEREVIDRIIHSRVARKFLDNDLPAFPIEDIYLATKSLDSNFVMRVNKKDKLPTIERVMYDGVRLSVTG; via the coding sequence ATGGAGATTCATATTTTCCAAGGTAGAACAACACCCAAGCAAGCTGCTGATACAACCATTGTGATTGATGTTCTTCGAGCGTTTACGGTCGCGCATTACGCGTTTTTAAAAGGGGTAAATCGAATTTTTCTAGCAGAATCGACGGAACAAGCCTTTCAATGGAAGGCGGAACATCCTTCCTGCCTTTTGGCAGGTGAAAGGGATGGCCTCCCCATTGAAGACTTTGACTTAGATAATTCGCCCTATCACATGCAAGAGAAACAGATAACAGGAAAGACACTCGTCCAAAAGACGACGAACGGGGTTCGAGCTACACTAAACAGTCTAGCTTCATCTACACATGTGTATGTTACGGGATTTACAAATGCAAGAAAGACAGCAGAGTTTGTAAAAGCACACGGAAAAGAAGGGGAGCGCATCCACATCATTGCCTCACATCCGAACGGAGAAGACGATTTAGCTTGCGCAGAATATATCAAGAGTATAATCGAGGACTCGTCTTCGATTTCGGAGAGAGAAGTGATTGACCGCATCATTCACTCCCGTGTGGCAAGAAAATTTTTGGACAATGACCTCCCTGCATTCCCAATTGAAGATATCTATCTAGCTACGAAATCCCTAGACTCGAACTTCGTTATGAGAGTGAATAAAAAGGATAAACTTCCAACGATTGAGAGGGTTATGTATGATGGAGTACGGCTTAGTGTTACCGGATAG
- a CDS encoding phosphoadenylyl-sulfate reductase, with protein sequence MEKITYSKWDDEVQESLNHELKDFMDVIKWAYQTYEEDILYACSFGAEGIVLTDLISKVNPHATVVFLDTDLHFKETYQLIEKIKKRYPKLHVKITRPALTLAQQAEEHGDKLWERNPNQCCYIRKIEPLEKELNEVEAWISGLRREQSANRANTEYINKDNQFKKVKICPLIHWTWEDVWTYIELNKLDYNELHDQNYPSIGCEKCTLPVFNDSDSRAGRWSSFEKNECGLHQ encoded by the coding sequence ATGGAGAAGATAACGTACTCAAAATGGGATGATGAAGTCCAAGAATCACTGAATCATGAGTTGAAGGACTTTATGGATGTCATTAAGTGGGCGTATCAAACGTATGAGGAAGACATTCTGTACGCATGTAGTTTCGGAGCCGAAGGAATCGTCTTAACGGATCTTATCTCTAAAGTAAATCCACATGCTACCGTGGTGTTTTTAGATACGGATTTGCATTTTAAAGAGACGTATCAATTAATAGAAAAAATTAAAAAAAGGTATCCAAAGCTACATGTGAAGATAACCAGACCCGCTTTGACGTTAGCACAGCAGGCAGAGGAGCACGGGGATAAGCTATGGGAACGGAATCCGAATCAATGCTGCTATATACGGAAAATAGAACCTTTAGAAAAGGAATTGAATGAAGTGGAGGCTTGGATTTCCGGATTGAGAAGAGAGCAGTCCGCCAATCGAGCTAATACAGAATATATCAACAAGGACAATCAATTTAAAAAGGTAAAAATATGCCCACTCATTCATTGGACATGGGAGGATGTGTGGACTTATATCGAGTTAAACAAGCTGGATTACAACGAGCTGCATGACCAGAACTATCCAAGTATTGGCTGCGAAAAATGTACCTTGCCAGTCTTTAATGATTCCGATTCTAGAGCGGGTAGATGGTCTAGCTTTGAAAAAAATGAATGCGGCTTGCATCAGTAG